A single window of Halobacillus naozhouensis DNA harbors:
- a CDS encoding NAD(P)/FAD-dependent oxidoreductase — protein sequence MRIMAEEKIYDMTIIGAGPVGLFTAFYAGMRKASVKVIDSLPQVGGQLSALYPDKYIYDVGGFPKVKAQELVDQLHEQAQTFSPTISLEESVEQVIRLEDGTFKLVTSSDTHYSRSIIITAGAGAFQPRKLKVERADSYERNCLHYSVKELNQFKDRRVVVCGGGDSAVDWSLALESIAKEVTLIHRRPSFRAHEHSLTLLEQSSVDIKTPYEVSRLIGRDDRLEQVLIQEVKGEKTHLLDVEDLIVNFGFVTSLGPLKTWGLEIQKNAIQVNSRMETNIPGIFAAGDVCTYEGKAKLIATGFGEAPIAVNHAKLLVDPTAKRQAGHSTSLFASSTK from the coding sequence ATGAGAATAATGGCCGAAGAAAAGATTTATGATATGACGATTATTGGCGCAGGTCCAGTTGGTCTTTTTACAGCTTTTTATGCAGGGATGAGAAAAGCTTCCGTTAAAGTAATCGATAGTTTACCTCAAGTTGGAGGCCAGTTATCAGCTTTATATCCTGATAAATATATTTATGATGTAGGTGGCTTTCCGAAAGTTAAAGCTCAGGAATTAGTAGATCAATTACATGAGCAGGCACAAACTTTTTCACCTACTATAAGCTTAGAGGAATCTGTTGAACAGGTGATTCGCTTAGAAGACGGAACATTTAAATTGGTGACTTCATCAGATACCCACTACTCCCGAAGTATTATTATTACAGCCGGTGCCGGTGCGTTTCAGCCTAGAAAACTGAAAGTGGAACGGGCAGATAGCTACGAAAGAAATTGTCTGCACTACTCCGTAAAAGAACTCAACCAATTTAAAGATCGACGAGTGGTCGTGTGCGGCGGAGGAGATTCTGCCGTAGATTGGTCCCTGGCCTTAGAATCCATTGCGAAAGAAGTTACTCTAATTCATCGTCGCCCCTCCTTTCGCGCCCACGAGCATAGCCTTACCCTGTTAGAGCAGTCTAGCGTTGACATAAAAACTCCATATGAAGTGAGTCGATTAATCGGAAGAGATGATCGACTCGAACAAGTATTAATTCAAGAGGTTAAAGGGGAAAAAACTCATTTGCTTGATGTCGAAGATCTTATCGTAAACTTTGGCTTTGTCACTTCGCTTGGCCCTCTAAAAACATGGGGACTGGAAATACAAAAGAATGCGATCCAAGTCAACTCAAGAATGGAAACAAATATTCCAGGTATATTTGCTGCAGGAGACGTCTGTACTTATGAAGGCAAAGCAAAGTTAATTGCAACTGGATTTGGCGAGGCCCCTATTGCTGTCAATCATGCTAAATTATTAGTAGATCCCACAGCAAAACGTCAAGCAGGACACAGTACGAGCTTATTTGCGTCTTCCACTAAATAG
- a CDS encoding NAD(P)H-dependent flavin oxidoreductase, with protein MNDLTKKLEVTLPFIQGGMGNISHASLAIAVSEAGGLGTIGAGTLHPEKVERMIQDIRHGTSEPFAVNIPLTVNPYVKDILALIKKHAVPIVSLSAGNPAPYIEPLKAENVVVMCVVANDKQAKKAESAGADVIIAEGYEAAGINAREELTTFTLIPKVTSSVDIPVVAAGGIGDGRGVAAAMSLGAQGVQLGTRLIATEDAQVHSAYKEALRSAGSDGTIIVGRPYKQVRRILKTPYGEHLLHSEKEKMPLNTYLEKTNETRHITGAIEGKLTEGHVNAGQIATMIEDIPTVQELFTRMIREAQLASEHHFPFQH; from the coding sequence ATGAATGATTTAACAAAAAAACTAGAAGTGACGCTTCCATTCATACAAGGCGGAATGGGAAATATTAGTCATGCTTCACTGGCAATAGCTGTCTCAGAAGCTGGCGGGTTAGGTACTATCGGCGCCGGTACGTTACACCCTGAAAAGGTTGAGCGCATGATTCAGGATATCCGTCACGGGACGTCAGAGCCGTTTGCCGTCAACATTCCCCTTACCGTCAATCCTTACGTCAAAGACATTCTAGCTCTTATAAAAAAGCATGCAGTACCTATCGTTTCTTTATCAGCGGGAAATCCCGCCCCTTACATCGAGCCATTAAAGGCGGAAAATGTTGTTGTGATGTGTGTCGTTGCTAATGATAAACAAGCTAAAAAGGCTGAATCAGCAGGAGCAGATGTCATAATCGCTGAAGGGTATGAAGCGGCAGGAATTAATGCGCGGGAAGAACTCACAACGTTCACATTAATTCCTAAAGTGACGTCATCTGTAGATATACCTGTAGTAGCGGCCGGTGGAATTGGAGATGGGCGCGGTGTGGCAGCTGCTATGAGTCTCGGAGCACAGGGAGTCCAGTTAGGTACACGGTTAATTGCCACCGAAGACGCCCAAGTTCACTCAGCTTATAAGGAAGCCTTACGCTCTGCAGGCTCTGACGGAACAATAATTGTCGGACGTCCCTATAAACAAGTAAGACGGATACTAAAAACGCCCTATGGGGAGCATTTACTCCACTCGGAAAAAGAAAAAATGCCCTTGAATACTTACTTAGAGAAAACAAACGAAACCCGCCATATTACAGGGGCAATAGAAGGAAAACTAACGGAAGGCCATGTGAATGCCGGCCAAATAGCTACGATGATTGAGGACATCCCTACGGTTCAGGAACTTTTCACACGAATGATCCGTGAAGCACAACTTGCTTCAGAACATCACTTCCCTTTTCAGCATTAA